A single window of Aspergillus flavus chromosome 4, complete sequence DNA harbors:
- a CDS encoding putative cytochrome P450 monooxygenase SirB-like protein, translating to MDYMDYLKEMGLARHWVPIFVGLLAFYFIMERSTANASRTSLPIVKHFKLLPPFFNRILYVVKAPFLIYYGYEKYKSKPFRILKLDGDLVVLPQKYLEEVGGLHSRQASLVEYPGRMYQHTHKQRVAGAHCFGEVESSFGLLLHQISHYMLCISADFQIIDRQIPRLLFELHHAFSAVVPYCEGRYVPINLYHMILKLVTHSTSRIIIGQRLCRSEQWINTITKCTYDVRIAVKQLQLVPRFLRRLAAPFLPSVQRLETQLRWIAEQLILPMIQHRRRRELNDPSYKKQEDFLQWMMDLADNDLDRDPMNLAYGLMITMALAVVQTSTMLITHAMYDLMVHPEYLEPLREEIHETLTNGWIRASLSDFGAQRRLDSFLHESQRLNPPSEVSAQRVLGRPLTLSDGVTLPKGTHVCFPSGPMSRDPTVVPDPLTFDGFRWCKDLNAPDGSLTDVSPANLHFGFGGQACHGRFFGAVIAKAVMSRLLAEYDLKFEEGQSGRPENIVNGEQIMPSISTKVLIKKKNVDI from the exons ATGGATTACATGGATTATTTGAAAGAAATGGGACTTGCACGGCACTGGGTCCCTATCTTTGTGGGCCTCCTTGCCTTTTATTTTATCATGGAGCGCTCTACTGCAAACGCAAGCCGAACCAGCCTGCCTATCGTCAAGCACTTCAAGCTTCTGCCCCCATTTTTCAACCGTATCCTTTATGTCGTTAAGGCGCCTTTCCTGATCTACTATGGATACGAAAAG TACAAATCCAAACCCTTCCGGATTCTCAAGCTGGATGGAGATTTAGTCGTCCTACCTCAGaaatatcttgaagaagttggaggtCTTCATTCACGTCAGGCAAGCCTTGTCG AATATCCTGGGAGGATGTACCAACATACTCATAAACAGCGAGTTGCCGGCGCGCACTGTTTCGGAGAAGTTGAATCCAGTTTTGG TTTACTACTACACCAAATATCTCATTATATGCTGTGCATCAGCGCTGACTTTCAGATCATAGACCGTCAAATCCCTCGACTGCTCTTTGAACTCCACCATGCCTTCTCGGCTGTAGTCCCTTATTGTGAAGGGCGGTATGTGCCCATCAATTTGTACCATATGATCCTCAAGCTCGTTACCCACTCAACATCccgcatcatcatcggcCAAAGGCTCTGCAGGAGCGAACAGTGGATCAACACTATCACCAAGTGTACATACGATGTGCGCATTGCCGTCAAGCAACTGCAGCTTGTTCCAAGGTTCCTCCGTCGCCTGGCAGCTCCTTTCCTTCCAAGTGTCCAGAGACTCGAAACGCAACTCCGGTGGATTGCAGAACAACTTATTCTGCCTATGATTCAACACCGCAGGAGACGTGAGCTCAATGACCCGTCCTACAAGAAACAAGAAGATTTCTTGCAGTGGATGATGGATCTAGCGGACAATGACTTGGACAGAGACCCCATGAACTTGGCATACGGACTGATGATTACCATGGCTTTGGCTGTCGTCCAGACCAGCACGATGCTCATCACTCATGCTATGTATGATCTGATGGTCCATCCCGAGTACCTTGAGCCTCTGAGAGAGGAAATACATGAGACCTTGACAAACGGCTGGATTAGGGCCTCGTTGAGCGACTTTGGCGCCCAGCGTCGATTGGATAGCTTTCTTCACGAGTCGCAGCGCCTTAACCCTCCTTCTGAAG TCTCTGCCCAACGCGTCCTTGGACGTCCTCTGACCCTCTCTGATGGCGTCACTCTCCCCAAAGGAACTCATGTCTGCTTCCCATCCGGCCCTATGTCTCGCGATCCAACTGTCGTTCCAGATCCACTTACCTTCGACGGGTTCCGTTGGTGCAAAGACCTTAATGCCCCAGATGGAAGCCTTACTGATGTTAGCCCTGCCAATCTACACTTCGGATTCGGTGGACAGGCTTGCCACGGCCGGTTCTTTGGGGCGGTCATTGCGAAGGCCGTCATGAGTCGACTCCTGGCTGAGTATGATCTCAAGTTTGAGGAGGGTCAATCTGGAAGACCTGAGAACATCGTGAATGGAGAACAGATCATGCCTAGCATCAGTACTAAGGTTctcatcaagaagaaaaacgtTGATATCTGA
- a CDS encoding putative small nucleolar ribonucleoprotein complex subunit (periodic tryptophan protein 2) — protein sequence MKTDFKFSNLLGTVYRKGNLLFTPDGTCLLSPVGNRVTVFDLVHNTSYTLPFAHRTNIDRLDLNPQGNLLLSVDENGRAILTNFKRRIVIHHFSFKGRVSSLKFSPSGRFFAVGVGRRLQFWHTPSTPGADNNGELEFAPFILHRDLAGHFDVIQHLEWSHDSRFILTASKDLTARVWSLDPEEGFEPTTLAGHRQGVKAAFFSADQESIYTVSQDGALFRWEYVTKKDPDTMEDVDEARWRIVKKDFFMQNDAKVNCTAFHAPTNLLVVGFSNGLFGLYDLPEFNMIHLLSVSQSNIDYVTVNKSGEWLAFGSSKHGQLLVWEWQSESYILKQQGHLESMGSLVYSPDGQKIVTTSDDGKVKVWDVKSGFCVVTFTEHSSAVTACQFAKKGSVLFTASLDGSVRAWDLIRYRNFRTFTAPSRLSFSSLAVDPSGEVVCAGSPDSFDIHIWSVQTGQLLDQLTGHEGPVSALAFAADGNHLVSGSWDRTVRIWSIFGRTQTSEPLQLVSDVLSVAFRPDGKQVAASSLDGQLTFWSVADAIQESGIDGRRDVSGGRKITDRQTAANAAGTKFFNCITYSADGSCILAGGNSKYICLYDVRTGSLVKKYTVSVNTSLDGTQEILNSRDLTEAGPRGLIDETGEASDHEDRVDRSLPGAKRGDAGARTTRPEVRVTCVNFSPTGRAFCAASTEGLLIYSLDTEYVFDPFDLDISITPSSIMETLENAKQAYTTGTGDNDDSFLKALVMAFRLNESKFIRLVHEAVPPSEISHVVRALPTVYLPRLLRYVAHAAEETPHLEFNLLWIESLLSSHGRYFKENSGTFAPELRAVQRAIDDIRENLKRMTEKNLYDLNYLLSKPVLAGKKTSNTLTLADVEPDDMAANGDENMADTAGGEEEWIGLE from the exons ATGAAGACGGATTTCAAG TTTTCCAACCTGCTGGGTACGGTCTATCGCAAAGGAAATCTTCTTTTCACTCCAGATGGCACCTGTCTGCTTTCCCCGGTAGGAAACCGGGTTACGGTCTTCGACCTTGTTCA CAATACATCATACACTCTCCCCTTTGCGCACCGCACGAACATCGACCGTTTAGATCTAAACCCCCAAGGCAACCTCCTGCTGTCCGTTGATGAAAATGGCCGCGCAATCTTGACGAACTTCAAGCGCAGGATTGTTATCCACCACTTCTCTTTTAAGGGCCGTGTCTCATCCCTCAAATTTTCCCCGTCCGGTCGATTCTTTGCTGTAGGAGTGGGGCGACGACTGCAGTTTTGGCATACCCCTTCAACGCCAGGTGCGGACAATAATGGAGAGCTCGAGTTTGCACCGTTCATCTTACACCGAGATCTTGCTGGTCATTTTGACGTCATCCAGCATTTGGAATGGTCTCACGATTCGCGTTTCATTCTCACTGCTTCCAAGGATTTAACAGCACGGGTATGGAGCTTGGATCCAGAGGAGGGCTTTGAACCCACCACATTGGCGGGGCATCGGCAAGGTGTGAAGGCGGCATTCTTTTCTGCTGATCAAGAATCT ATCTACACCGTTAGTCAAGATGGAGCTTTATTCAGGTGGGAATATGTGACAAAGAAAGACCCCGATACCATGGAGGACGTCGACGAGGCACGCTGGAGGATTGTGAAAAAGGACTTCTTTATGCAAAATGATGCTAAGGTCAATTGCACTGCATTCCATGCCCCCACAAATCTTTTAGTGGTGGGCTTTTCGAACGGTCTTTTCGGGCTCTACGACTTGCCAGAGTTCAACATGATCCACCTTTTAAG CGTCTCCCAGAGCAACATCGACTATGTGACGGTAAACAAATCCGGCGAATGGCTGGCTTTTGGCTCCTCTAAGCATGGCCAATTGCTAGTATGGGAATGGCAGTCCGAGTCGTACATTTTGAAACAACAGGGTCATTTGGAGTCGATGGGCTCCCTAGTTTACTCCCCTGACGGCCAGAAGATCGTTACTACTTCCGACGATGGAAAGGTCAAGGTCTGGGATGTCAAGTCGGGCTTCTGCGTCGTGACATTTACGGAACACAGCAGCGCAGTTACTGCTTGCCAGTTTGCCAAGAAAGGAAGTGTCTTGTTCACAGCTTCGTTGGATGGTTCAGTAAGAGCGTGGGACCTCATCCGTTATCGCAATTTCCGAACCTTCACCGCGCCGTCTCGATTGTCATTTTCTTCGCTTGCTGTCGACCCGAGTGGCGAAGTGGTTTGTGCCGGATCTCCAGATTCATTCGACATTCATATATGGTCTGTTCAGACTGGACAACTGCTTGATCAACTCACTGGCCACGAAGGCCCCGTTTCCGCTCTTGCTTTTGCTGCAGACGGGAACCACCTCGTCAGTGGTAGTTGGGATCGTACAGTTCGCATATGGAGCATTTTCGGGCGAACACAGACCAGCGAGCCATTGCAACTCGTGTCTGATGTTCTCAGCGTTGCTTTTAGGCCAGATGGCAAACAGGTGGCTGCATCATCGCTAGATGGCCAGTTGACTTTCTGGTCTGTGGCCGATGCAATACAAGAAAGCGGAATTGATGGTCGTCGTGATGTCTCAGGAGGTCGCAAGATAACTGATCGCCAAACCGCTGCAAACGCCGCGGGAACCAAGTTCTTCAACTGTATTACATACAGCGCCGATGGAAGCTGTATCCTCGCTGGAGGCAATAGCAAGTACATTTGCCTGTACGACGTGAGGACGGGCTCGTTGGTAAAGAAGTACACAGTTTCCGTCAACACATCGCTTGATGGTACCCAGGAGATCTTGAACAGTCGCGATTTGACCGAAGCTGGTCCCCGAGGCCTGATCGATGAGACAGGCGAGGCATCGGATCACGAAGACCGTGTTGATCGCTCTCTCCCTGGCGCAAAGCGTGGCGATGCTGGAGCTCGTACCACTCGGCCGGAAGTACGTGTCACTTGCGTCAATTTCTCACCGACTGGGCGTGCATTTTGTGCGGCGTCTACGGAGGGTCTTCTCATCTATAGCCTGGATACAGAATATGTCTTTGATCCATTTGATCTTGACATTTCGATCACCCCGTCTAGCATTATGGAGACTCTTGAGAATGCCAAACAGGCATATACAACAGGCACAGGCGATAATGATGATAGTTTCCTGAAAGCGCTGGTTATGGCGTTCCGGTTGAACGAGTCGAAGTTTATCCGCCTTGTTCATGAAGCAGTCCCGCCGTCCGAAATCTCTCATGTCGTCCGAGCCCTGCCAACCGTCTACCTCCCTCGTCTGCTGCGCTATGTTGCTCACGCTGCTGAGGAAACCCCACACCTAGAGTTCAACTTGCTGTGGATTGAATCTCTCCTAAGCAGTCATGGCCGATATTTTAAGGAAAACTCCGGTACTTTTGCGCCAGAGCTTCGTGCTGTTCAACGCGCCATTGACGACATCCGGGAGAACCTGAAGAGGATGACAGAGAAGAACTTGTACGATCTGAACTATCTGCTCTCTAAACCCGTACTTGCTGGCAAAAAGACCAGCAACACCCTAACCTTGGCGGATGTTGAACCCGATGATATGGCAGCAAATGGTGATGAGAACATGGCTGACACCGCAGGtggggaagaggaatggatTGGACTTGAGTGA
- a CDS encoding septin family protein (unnamed protein product) — MASTTETASPIGIANLYSHKIVAKRGAAFTIMVAGESGLGKTTFINTLFSTTIKNYADHKRRHQKQIDRTVEIEITKAELEEKFFKVRLTVIDTPGFGDYVNNRDSWQPIIEFLDDQHESYMLQEQQPRRTDKIDMRVHACLYFIRPTGHTLKPLDIEVMKRLSSRVNLIPVIAKADTLSPADLARYKQRVKAVIEAQGIKIYTPPIEEDDEHAATHARSLMAAMPFAVIGSEKDVKTSDNRVVKGRQYAWGVAEVENEDHCDFKKLRSILIRTHMLDLIHTTEEQHYEAYRAQQMETRKFGEARPRKLDNPKFKEEEESLRKRFTEQVKVEEQRFRQWEQKLIAERDRLNKDLEATHAAIKSLEQEIESLQGSSTRSHGRR; from the exons ATGGCCTCCACTACTGAGACTGCCTCCCCCATTGGCATTGCCAAC CTTTACAGTCACAAGATTGTCGCTAAGCGGGGTGCGGCTTTCACTATTATG GTTGCTGGAGAGTCTGGCTTGGGAAAGACCACGTTTATCAACACCTTGTTCTCGACGACCATCAAGAACTATGCCGACCACAAGCGTCGTCACCAGAAGCAGATTGACCGAACTGTTGAGATCGAGATCACTAAGGCCGAATTGGAGGAGAAGTTCTTCAAAG TTCGCCTGACCGTCATCGATACCCCCGGATTCGGAGACTACGTCAACAACCGCGATTCCTGGCAACCCATCATTGAGTTCCTCGACGATCAGCATGAGTCCTACATGTTGCAAGAGCAACAGCCCCGCCGCACAGATAAGATCGATATGCGTGTGCATGCCTGTCTGTATTTTATCAGACCCACCGGTCACACTCTGAAGCCCCTCGATATTGAGGTCATGAAGCGCTTGAGCTCTCGCGTCAATCTTATCCCCGTCATTGCTAAGGCCGACACCCTCAGCCCCGCCGATCTGGCTCGATACAAGCAGAGA GTTAAAGCTGTCATTGAAGCCCAAGGCATCAAGATTTACACTCCCccgattgaagaagatgatgagcaCGCCGCCACCCACGCGCGGAGCCTGATGGCCGCTATGCCTTTCGCTGTGATCGGTTCCGAGAAGGACGTGAAGACTAGCGACAACCGGGTTGTAAAGGGTCGTCAATATGCTTGGGGTGTTGCGGAAGTTGAGAATGAGGACCACTGCGACTTTAAGAAGCTTCGTTCGATCCTGATTCGCACCCACATGCTGGACCTTATTCACACCACTGAGGAGCAACACTACGAGGCCTACCGTGCGCAACAGATGGAGACCCGGAAATTCGGTGAAGCCCGTCCCAGGAAGTTGGACAACCCCAAgttcaaggaagaggaggagtcGCTTCGCAAGCGGTTCACCGAACAAGTCAAGGTCGAGGAGCAGCGTTTCCGACAGTGGGAGCAGAAGCTCATTGCCGAGAGAGACCGTCTCAACAAGGATCTGGAGGCTACGCATGCGGC GATCAAATCACTGGAGCAGGAAATCGAATCTTTGCAGGGCTCATCCACCCGGAGCCATGGACGTCGCTAA
- a CDS encoding WD40-repeat-containing domain protein — protein MPATKQFPTKLVHTLKTHNGPVNAVTFSSYPGAYVLTGSSDRAVHLSRAIPNKPGTETTSPIQRYEAHGYSVLDVAVAGDNSRFASVGGDRQVFLWDVEQGITVKRWSGHAARVEAVQFAGEGDSVVVSGSADTTINLWDTRSNSTKPIQTLTEASDTVSSIHVHTPTYSIASGSYDGRARIYDVRMGRTTVDVLAHPVTSVRCSTDGNALLASTLDSRIRMLDRTDGKLLQAFGNGDKGLGKTGYRNSELRIRSAFAKGDAMVLSGSETDKEDRSAQAYVYAWDVVSGELVASVPAGEGVKVVSCVAWNEKGGCWAGGCSDGTFANYQYKFG, from the exons ATGCCAGCAACGAAGCAATTTCCCACAAAGCTAGTCCACACTCTCAAGACACATAATG GGCCCGTGAACGCCGTCACATTCTCCAGTTATCCTGGAGCATACGTTCTAACCGGTTCCTCTGATCGTGCTGTCCATCTCTCCCGCGCAATACCCAACAAACCTGGTACGGAAACGACATCCCCGATCCAAAGATACGAAGCGCACGGGTACTCGGTGCTTGATGTCGCCGTCGCGGGTGACAATTCCCGCTTTGCCAGCGTTGGCGGAGACCGACAGGTTTTCCTCTGGGATGTTGAACAAGGCATAACTGTAAAGCGATGGAGTGGACATGCGGCGCGTGTTGAAGCGGTGCAGTTTGCAGGCGAAGGCGACTCAGTGGTCGTTTCTG GTAGTGCCGACACGACAATTAATCTCTGGGATACACGATCCAACTCAACAAAGCCAATCCAAACCCTCACCGAAGCCAGCGACACGGTCTCATCCATCCACGTCCACACCCCTACGTATTCCATCGCGAGTGGAAGCTACGACGGCCGTGCCCGTATCTACGATGTTCGCATGGGTCGCACAACGGTCGATGTTCTTGCGCACCCGGTAACGAGCGTGCGCTGTTCGACGGACGGGAATGCCCTCCTGGCTTCAACATTAGACAGTCGCATTCGAATGCTTGATCGCACTGATGGAAAACTCCTCCAAGCGTTTGGGAACGGGGACAAGGGTCTCGGGAAGACCGGGTACCGGAATAGCGAGCTGCGAATCAGGTCTGCGTTTGCCAAGGGGGATGCGATGGTGCTCAGTGGAAGCGAAACGGATAAAGAAGATCGGTCGGCCCAAGCGTACGTATATGCTTGGGATGTTGTGAGCGGGGAACTCGTCGCTAGTGTCCCAGCCGGCGAGGGCGTCAAGGTTGTCAGTTGCGTAGCGTGGAATGAGAAGGGGGGATGTTGGGCTGGTGGATGTTCCGACG GTACCTTCGCTAACTATCAATACAAGTTTGGGtga
- a CDS encoding SKIP/SNW domain-containing protein translates to MTSIAEGLFKSLPKPKYTGEDEEIPHHAQPRGPRVVGADQIDESQIVLRKTGPPPYGNRTGWRPRAPEDFGDGGAFPEILVAQYPLDMGRKGSSSTSNALAVQVDAEGKVKYDAIARRGHSDNRIVHASFKDLIPLRQRVDMGEISLDRPSEEEVAEQMEKTKNALANLVSGAVAAQKPKNVKGGSRAEPTFVRYTPANQMGDNSRKNDRIMKIVERQQDPMEPPKFKHKKIPRGPPSPPPPIMHSPPRKLTAEDQEAWKIPPPVSNWKNPKGYTVPLDKRLAADGRGLQDVTINDKFAQFAEALFTADRHAREEVRLRAQMQQKLAEKEKAQKEEHLRALAQKAREERATSSRRDSRAVSRSRSRSRSVSRSPSPYSDRSRTPSDDEQAARERERMRRERRQENERQLRQSRMGTERRIQAMAREQNRDISEKVALGLAKPTQSSETMWDSRLFNQTSGMDSGFNEDNPYDKPLFAAQDAINSIYRPRAQVDADDDEGGAEGEMSRIQKSNRFEVLGKAKEGFRGAADAEARDGPVQFEKDTTDPFGIDSMIADVTGGAGQKRYGIQEVDREDRGSKRARVDEE, encoded by the exons ATGACTTCCATTGCAGAGGGGCTTTTCAAATCCCTTCCAAAGCCGAAATACACcggcgaggatgaggagattCCGCATCACGCGCAGCCCCGTGGTCCGCGGGTCGTGGGCGCGGACCAGATCGATGAGTCTCAGATTGTGTTAAGG AAAACTGGCCCTCCCCCGTATGGAAACCGTACCGGATGGCGTCCTCGAGCCCCCGAAGATTTTGGCGACGGTGGCGCGTTCCCCGAGATCTTGGTCGCACAGTATCCGCTTGACATGGGCCGGAAAGGCTCATCATCGACATCTAATGCACTTGCTGTCCAGGTTGATGCAGAGGGAAAGGTTAAATACGATGCGATCGCGCGACGAGGCCACAGCGATAACCGGATCGTGCACGCCTCCTTTAAGGACTTGATTCCGCTCCGACAGCGGGTGGATATGGGTGAAATCTCGCTTGACCGGCcgtcggaagaggaagtcgcggagcagatggagaagacgaagaatgCGCTGGCGAACTTGGTGTCGGGAGCTGTCGCAGCACAGAAGCCTAAGAACGTGAAAGGTGGTAGTCGGGCGGAGCCGACCTTTGTTCGTTATACGCCTGCCAACCAGATGGGTGATAATTCTCGGAAGAATGACCGGATCATGAAGATTGTGGAAAGGCAGCAGGATCCCATGGAACCGCCGAAGTTCAAGCATAAGAAGATCCCTCGTGGACCGCCGTCGCCGCCCCCGCCGATCATGCATTCGCCGCCGCGGAAGCTTACGGCAGAAGATCAGGAGGCCTGGAAGATTCCACCGCCCGTGTCGAATTGGAAGAATCCCAAGGGTTATACGGTTCCGCTCGATAAGCGTTTGGCCGCAGATGGTCGTGGTCTGCAAGATGTTACTATTAACGATAAGTTTGCTCAGTTTGCTGAGGCTTTGTTCACTGCCGATAGACATGCTCGTGAGGAGGTTAGACTGCGTGCTCAGATGCAGCAAAAGCTGgcggaaaaggaaaaggcgcagaaggaagaacacCTGCGGGCACTTGCCCAAAAGGCCCGCGAAGAGAGAGCTACCAGCAGCCGCCGCGACTCCCGTGCCGTTTCTCGCTCTCGTTCTCGTTCTCGCAGTGTCAGCCGCAGTCCGTCTCCGTACTCTGATCGGTCTCGCACTCCTAGTGATGACGAACAAGCTGCCCGGGAGCGCGAGCGCATGCGTCGCGAACGCCGCCAGGAAAACGAGAGACAGCTCCGTCAGTCGAGAATGGGTACAGAGAGACGTATTCAGGCCATGGCCCGTGAACAGAATCGTGATATCTCGGAGAAGGTCGCTCTGGGATTGGCCAAACCGACTCAGTCTTCCGAGACTATGTGGGATTCTCGTCTGTTTAACCAGACGAGTGGAATGGACTCCGGATTCAACGAGGATAACCCTTATGACAAGCCGTTGTTTGCTGCGCAGGACGCCATCAACAGCATCTACCGTCCCCGGGCCCAAGTCGATGCCGACGACGACGAGGGTGGTGCCGAGGGAGAAATGAGCAGGATTCAGAAGTCGAACCGATTTGAAGTTCTGGGTAAGGCCAAGGAAGGCTTCCGTGGAGCCGCTGATGCCGAG GCTCGTGATGGTCCTGTTCAATTCGAGAAAGACACCACTGATCCCTTCGGCATCGACAGTATGATTGCCGACGTCACCGGCGGAGCTGGACAGAAGCGCTACGGCATTCAGGAAGTCGATCGTGAAGACCGTGGCTCCAAGCGCGCCAGAGTCGACGAGGAGTAA